In one window of Henckelia pumila isolate YLH828 chromosome 1, ASM3356847v2, whole genome shotgun sequence DNA:
- the LOC140883057 gene encoding germin-like protein subfamily 1 member 14, with product MAAIRFFIGFFALTLICSLASASDPSPLQDFCVAVEDAKASVFVNGKICKNPNIVSADDFYLSGLNKPGNTSNPLGSRVTPVNVNQIPGLNTLGISLVRIDYAPYGLNPPHTHPRATEILVVVEGTLYVGFVTSNPANPNQKNKLFTKTLHKGDVFVFPEGLVHFQFNTGKTNAVAFAGLSSQNPGVITIANAVFGSEPPISIDVLTKAFQVNKNVIKYLQGQFWINN from the exons ATGGCCGCCATtcgtttctttattggttttttTGCATTAACTTTGATTTGTTCATTAGCTTCTGCATCTGATCCTAGTCCTCTTCAAGACTTTTGCGTTGCGGTTGAAGATGCAAAGGCTTCTG TGTTTGTTAACGGGAAGATATGCAAGAACCCGAATATTGTCTCGGCGGATGATTTCTATTTAAGTGGTCTGAACAAGCCCGGAAACACATCCAATCCATTAGGCTCAAGGGTTACTCCTGTTAATGTGAACCAAATTCCTGGACTCAACACTTTGGGCATTTCTTTGGTTCGAATTGATTATGCACCATACGGCCTCAACCCTCCTCACACGCATCCTCGTGCCACCGAAATCCTCGTCGTCGTTGAAGGAACTCTTTACGTCGGGTTTGTGACTTCGAATCCAGCAAACCCTAACCAAAAGAACAAGCTTTTTACCAAGACATTGCATAAAGGAGATGTGTTTGTGTTCCCTGAGGGCCTCGTTCATTTTCAGTTCAACACCGGAAAAACGAATGCGGTCGCCTTTGCCGGGTTGAGTAGCCAGAATCCTGGAGTGATCACCATTGCAAATGCTGTTTTTGGCTCCGAACCACCGATTTCTATCGATGTTCTTACCAAGGCATTCCAGGTTAACAAGAATGTGATCAAATATCTTCAAGGACAATTTTGGATTAACAActaa